A single region of the Candidatus Poribacteria bacterium genome encodes:
- a CDS encoding tetratricopeptide repeat protein has translation MNTQSDPQNKLSSVLQKICEIAEKSADGNYIFRGESRSYGKVVSSLYRQYEYDIEADDFEIEFVQKEILDEAKKYAEKADEFEILTELHHQGGITNLIEFTTDFHIALFFACDGAPSEDGRVILQKRDSVTGYLQQPYKPKQRIIAQKTVFVRPPKGFVNPDEVITIPADLKLSMLEYLRKSHGISTETILNDLQDFIRNWTIHESAYTQFHRGKTCRKRADSVQNWDEKLKWYERAIVHYTEALELRPDFPEGYNNRGSVYADAGDFDRAIQDHNMAIKLKPDYASAYNNRGIVYYHIGDFDNAIRDYHKAIELKPDYVSAYNNLGIAYSKQGEYERAIQHYNTVIKLKPDYVSAYNNRGLAYHKNGEIDNAIKDFNAVIELAPYYTEGYANRGAAFATKGEFDKAIADFKTVLALKNDYAEVYANLGVAYEKKGEYDKAIENHNRAIELKPDFAGLYYNRAIAYREMGDRDRELQNYTTAIELKPDFAEAFNDRGIIYALKGDHDKAIQDYTMTIELNQNHAKAYFNRGISYGAKKDYSKAVQDYSYAIELKSDYTKAYCNRGEAWLHLKEWEKARADLTVAKDLGTDIIASFHNDYESVADFEQKNDLQLPDDIAAMLRYQSA, from the coding sequence ATGAACACTCAATCTGACCCCCAGAATAAACTCAGTAGCGTCCTACAAAAAATCTGCGAAATAGCCGAAAAATCTGCCGATGGAAATTACATCTTTCGAGGGGAAAGTAGGTCCTATGGGAAAGTCGTGTCAAGTCTCTACCGCCAGTATGAGTACGATATTGAAGCAGACGATTTTGAGATAGAATTCGTCCAAAAAGAAATTCTGGACGAGGCAAAAAAATATGCTGAGAAAGCGGACGAATTTGAAATCCTGACCGAACTCCACCACCAAGGAGGTATAACCAATCTCATTGAATTCACAACGGATTTCCACATCGCCCTTTTCTTTGCTTGCGACGGTGCGCCTAGTGAGGACGGCAGGGTCATTTTGCAAAAAAGAGACTCAGTAACTGGCTATCTCCAACAACCGTACAAGCCGAAGCAGCGTATTATTGCCCAGAAAACAGTATTTGTTCGACCCCCCAAGGGCTTCGTTAACCCAGATGAGGTGATTACTATCCCTGCTGACCTCAAATTGTCCATGCTGGAGTATCTGCGCAAATCTCATGGGATTTCTACGGAAACTATCCTCAACGATCTTCAGGATTTCATCAGAAATTGGACCATCCATGAGAGTGCCTATACACAGTTTCATAGAGGGAAAACTTGTCGAAAAAGAGCCGACTCGGTGCAGAACTGGGACGAAAAACTGAAATGGTATGAACGAGCTATTGTGCATTACACCGAAGCATTGGAACTAAGGCCAGACTTTCCGGAAGGCTATAACAATCGTGGTTCTGTTTACGCCGATGCAGGTGATTTTGACAGAGCCATCCAAGACCATAATATGGCAATAAAACTGAAACCTGATTATGCCTCGGCATATAACAATCGCGGTATTGTTTACTATCACATAGGCGATTTTGATAACGCCATCCGAGATTACCATAAGGCGATAGAATTGAAACCAGATTATGTTTCAGCCTATAATAATCTCGGTATCGCTTACAGCAAACAAGGCGAGTATGAGCGTGCCATTCAGCATTATAACACAGTGATAAAACTGAAACCTGATTATGTATCAGCTTATAACAATCGCGGTTTAGCCTATCACAAAAATGGGGAGATTGATAACGCCATAAAAGACTTTAATGCGGTGATAGAACTGGCACCTTATTATACAGAGGGATATGCCAATCGAGGCGCGGCATTTGCCACCAAAGGCGAATTCGACAAAGCTATCGCAGACTTTAAAACGGTTTTAGCCCTGAAAAATGACTATGCAGAGGTATATGCTAATCTTGGTGTTGCTTATGAGAAAAAAGGCGAATATGACAAGGCTATTGAAAACCATAACAGAGCAATTGAACTCAAACCTGACTTTGCCGGCCTATATTACAATCGGGCTATAGCCTATAGAGAAATGGGTGACCGTGACCGAGAACTTCAAAACTATACTACAGCAATTGAACTCAAACCTGACTTTGCTGAGGCGTTTAACGATCGCGGGATTATTTACGCTTTGAAAGGTGACCATGATAAGGCGATACAGGATTATACTATGACGATTGAACTGAATCAAAACCATGCTAAAGCATATTTCAATCGAGGAATTTCCTACGGTGCTAAGAAGGACTATAGCAAGGCGGTACAAGACTATAGTTATGCAATTGAACTAAAATCCGATTATACTAAGGCATATTGCAACCGTGGCGAGGCATGGTTACACCTGAAAGAGTGGGAAAAAGCTAGGGCAGATTTGACTGTTGCTAAGGACCTGGGAACGGATATCATCGCATCATTTCATAACGACTACGAAAGCGTTGCTGACTTTGAGCAGAAGAATGATCTTCAGTTACCGGACGACATCGCTGCGATGTTGAGGTACCAGTCAGCCTAA
- a CDS encoding S41 family peptidase — MKLLTIGFGLRTSAKARHHDDRDRVTSKPKTYFHILLSVFLICALLPLGWSSEEPDEELVENLALFSEILAYVKQAHLDTPDSKELIEGAINGMLRKLDPYSQYIPDLAEFRTQNRGNYGGLGMLIGIREDMLTVVTPFKGSPASLAGLQSGDVISHIEGESTAVMTLNEAVDQLRGEPGTPVSITVVRENDNRPVEVTVTREVIRIPSVEQDIIGDNIGYIKINQFLDTTANDVDNALVDFKSQDVRGVILDLRLNPGGLLTSAVDIASDFLTPGQLVVYSKGIEMREDFKAKGVKREPFPLIVLVDGGSASASEIVAGAIKDHGRGLVMGDKTFGKASVQRVFPLKNSKAAVKLTVARYFTPNGVDIDKVGILPDVESASFSRSERQMQLKLRDHEKLETFIKENGDDVLARLSTAENASRDDRHAAKLLRSYQRLSDALTEEQIVLSDIGIKYALAQITENSRDELEYDPQIVAAMEQLKVLELFSGSTPSQ; from the coding sequence ATGAAACTTTTAACGATAGGCTTTGGCTTGCGAACTTCAGCGAAAGCACGCCATCACGATGATCGTGATCGCGTGACGTCCAAGCCCAAAACCTATTTTCACATCCTATTATCAGTATTTCTTATCTGTGCGCTTCTACCGCTCGGTTGGAGTTCGGAAGAACCAGATGAGGAGTTGGTAGAGAATCTCGCACTTTTTTCAGAGATCCTTGCTTATGTCAAACAAGCACATCTCGATACGCCAGATTCTAAGGAACTCATAGAAGGTGCTATCAATGGCATGCTTCGCAAATTGGATCCTTACAGCCAATACATTCCCGACCTCGCCGAGTTTCGAACGCAGAATCGTGGCAATTACGGTGGGCTGGGGATGCTTATCGGAATTCGGGAAGATATGTTGACGGTGGTTACGCCTTTTAAGGGGAGTCCTGCTTCATTGGCGGGTTTACAAAGCGGAGATGTTATTAGCCATATTGAAGGGGAGTCAACGGCTGTAATGACCTTGAACGAGGCGGTTGACCAGTTGCGTGGTGAACCGGGAACTCCTGTCTCCATTACGGTCGTGCGTGAAAACGATAATCGTCCCGTTGAGGTTACTGTGACGCGTGAGGTTATTCGGATTCCGAGCGTTGAGCAGGATATCATCGGAGATAATATCGGCTATATCAAAATCAATCAATTTCTTGATACGACAGCCAACGATGTAGATAACGCCTTGGTGGATTTCAAGTCGCAGGATGTGCGTGGTGTCATTCTCGACCTCCGTTTAAATCCTGGCGGGTTACTCACTTCAGCCGTTGATATTGCGAGTGACTTCCTCACACCGGGGCAACTTGTCGTTTACAGTAAAGGGATTGAGATGCGTGAGGACTTCAAGGCGAAAGGGGTAAAAAGAGAGCCCTTCCCTCTGATTGTACTCGTTGATGGTGGGAGCGCGAGTGCTTCTGAGATCGTTGCTGGAGCCATCAAAGACCACGGACGGGGGCTTGTCATGGGCGACAAAACCTTCGGGAAAGCGTCTGTTCAACGTGTATTTCCCCTTAAGAATTCGAAAGCTGCTGTGAAATTAACCGTGGCGCGTTACTTTACACCGAACGGCGTTGACATTGACAAGGTCGGCATCCTCCCGGATGTTGAGTCTGCATCGTTTAGTCGCTCTGAACGACAGATGCAGTTAAAACTCCGTGATCACGAGAAGCTCGAAACCTTTATAAAAGAGAATGGCGATGATGTGTTAGCACGCCTTTCGACCGCTGAGAATGCTTCACGCGATGACCGGCACGCCGCAAAACTCCTGCGGAGTTACCAACGTTTGAGTGATGCTCTGACCGAGGAGCAGATTGTTCTCAGTGATATCGGCATTAAATACGCGCTTGCTCAGATTACGGAAAATTCTCGGGATGAACTGGAGTATGATCCACAAATCGTCGCCGCTATGGAACAGTTGAAGGTGCTTGAACTCTTCAGCGGAAGCACGCCATCACAATGA
- a CDS encoding HNH endonuclease, whose product MAKTIRELVLEYFVNHPNEDLQHGPVVDWVSEQYFQEHGKTPRDPWRTVRQLHQEGKLIKVEKGIYKYDPDYVHEVVLFEFSPRDREAIFERDDRRCVVCGRGEADGVTIAADHIKPKDRGGTNTIDNGQTLCYEHNLRKSNYSQTEAGKRYFIRMYETALKNQDEKMRVFCEAVFDVYDTHGVNGHIERPDTGD is encoded by the coding sequence ATGGCAAAGACAATTCGTGAGCTTGTGTTAGAGTATTTCGTGAATCATCCGAACGAGGATCTCCAGCATGGCCCCGTGGTTGACTGGGTATCGGAACAGTACTTTCAAGAACATGGTAAAACTCCGAGGGATCCTTGGAGAACCGTTAGGCAGCTTCATCAGGAGGGAAAACTAATCAAGGTAGAGAAAGGCATTTACAAGTACGATCCCGATTATGTCCACGAGGTTGTGCTATTCGAGTTTTCCCCGCGGGACAGAGAAGCTATTTTTGAACGTGATGATCGCCGTTGTGTTGTTTGTGGACGTGGAGAGGCAGATGGCGTTACGATAGCCGCCGACCATATCAAACCAAAAGATAGGGGCGGCACGAATACCATTGATAACGGACAGACCCTCTGTTATGAACACAATTTGCGCAAAAGTAACTATTCGCAGACCGAAGCAGGCAAAAGATATTTCATCAGAATGTATGAAACAGCGTTGAAAAACCAGGATGAAAAGATGAGGGTTTTCTGTGAAGCCGTTTTTGATGTTTATGATACACATGGTGTTAACGGCCATATTGAGCGTCCCGACACAGGGGATTGA
- a CDS encoding type II toxin-antitoxin system RelE/ParE family toxin: MHTSHLRNIQIYRAPNGKEPFNEWLKSIQDRKTRARIRAGLERLRLGNFGNVKFVGEGVLELRFHFGRGYRIYFGEIRNMIILLLCAGDKSSQTRDIERAKSYWLQYKEENL; the protein is encoded by the coding sequence ATGCATACCTCACATCTACGAAATATACAGATCTATCGCGCTCCAAACGGTAAAGAACCTTTTAATGAATGGTTGAAATCAATTCAAGATAGAAAAACAAGAGCTCGGATTCGGGCAGGATTGGAACGACTCAGACTCGGAAATTTCGGGAATGTCAAATTTGTGGGGGAAGGGGTACTTGAACTGCGCTTCCACTTCGGAAGAGGTTATCGGATTTATTTTGGTGAAATCAGGAATATGATCATCCTGCTACTTTGCGCGGGTGATAAATCATCACAGACACGAGATATAGAACGGGCAAAAAGTTATTGGCTACAATATAAGGAGGAAAACCTATGA
- a CDS encoding CoA-acylating methylmalonate-semialdehyde dehydrogenase: METDVSQSGNPQAVPGGQTPLPNYVNNTWQKSEATELIDVTNPATGDVLTQVPLSPAEEVHQAATAAAEALHEWRRTPPVERVQYLFALKNLLEENLEDIARTITLECGKTLDEAKGEMRRAIENVEVACGIPTLMQGTNLEDIATGIDEFMIRQPVGVCVAIAPFNFPGMITFWFLPYAIACGNTYIVKPSEKVPITMQKIFQLLEQTGLPKGVVNLVNGGRETVDAILTHPDIRGISFVGATATAKEIYAKAAANGKRVQCQGGAKNPLIVLPDADPQFTVNATAESAFGCAGQRCLAASLAFTVGEARQWFTEAIADTATDRVVGNGLEEGTEMGPVITSESRSRIEGLIQAGSDEGAQLLVDGRYPSVPGGENGNFIRPTVLNDLNPQGDIARTEIFGPVLGLIHVETIDDAISLINSGRYGNMACLFTSSGASARQFRYEAEIGNIGINIGVAAPMAFFPFSGWKDSFFGDLHGQSWDAVDFFTQKKVVVERWA, translated from the coding sequence ATGGAAACCGATGTGAGTCAAAGCGGAAACCCGCAAGCTGTGCCGGGTGGACAAACGCCGCTACCGAACTACGTTAATAATACATGGCAGAAGTCCGAGGCGACTGAATTGATCGATGTTACGAATCCAGCGACTGGGGATGTCCTCACCCAAGTGCCGCTTTCACCCGCGGAAGAGGTACATCAAGCGGCAACAGCCGCCGCTGAAGCACTCCACGAATGGCGGCGGACACCGCCCGTTGAACGTGTGCAATACCTGTTCGCCTTGAAAAACCTTTTAGAGGAGAACTTAGAGGATATCGCCAGGACAATTACGTTGGAGTGTGGTAAGACGCTTGATGAGGCAAAGGGTGAAATGCGGCGTGCCATCGAGAACGTGGAGGTCGCCTGTGGCATCCCCACGCTCATGCAAGGCACGAACTTGGAAGATATTGCTACCGGAATCGACGAATTTATGATTCGTCAACCTGTTGGTGTCTGTGTTGCAATCGCACCTTTCAACTTTCCGGGGATGATTACCTTCTGGTTTCTCCCGTATGCCATTGCTTGTGGCAACACTTACATCGTGAAACCCTCCGAAAAAGTACCGATCACGATGCAAAAGATATTTCAGTTACTGGAACAAACGGGACTGCCGAAAGGCGTTGTCAACCTTGTGAATGGGGGACGCGAAACTGTAGACGCAATCTTAACGCATCCGGACATCCGAGGCATCAGTTTCGTTGGGGCGACGGCGACTGCTAAGGAAATCTATGCGAAAGCGGCGGCAAACGGCAAACGGGTCCAGTGTCAAGGGGGCGCGAAAAACCCATTGATTGTTCTCCCGGATGCTGACCCGCAGTTTACTGTCAATGCCACGGCAGAGAGTGCATTCGGATGTGCTGGACAACGGTGCCTTGCGGCATCGCTCGCATTCACGGTGGGTGAGGCGCGGCAATGGTTCACCGAAGCTATCGCCGATACCGCCACGGATCGGGTCGTCGGAAATGGATTGGAGGAAGGGACCGAGATGGGACCTGTCATCACCTCCGAGAGCAGGAGCCGAATTGAAGGTCTTATTCAAGCGGGTTCTGATGAGGGCGCACAACTTCTTGTTGATGGTAGGTATCCGAGCGTTCCCGGCGGTGAAAACGGCAATTTTATTCGTCCGACAGTCCTCAATGACCTTAATCCGCAAGGCGATATTGCCAGAACCGAGATCTTCGGGCCGGTTTTAGGGCTCATCCATGTCGAAACGATCGATGATGCGATCAGTCTCATCAATAGCGGGCGTTACGGCAACATGGCGTGTCTCTTTACGAGTAGTGGTGCCTCTGCCCGTCAATTCCGTTACGAGGCGGAGATTGGGAATATCGGCATTAACATCGGTGTCGCCGCGCCGATGGCATTCTTCCCCTTCAGCGGTTGGAAGGATAGTTTTTTCGGGGATCTCCACGGTCAGAGTTGGGATGCCGTCGATTTCTTCACCCAGAAGAAAGTCGTCGTTGAACGTTGGGCATAA
- a CDS encoding site-specific DNA-methyltransferase, with protein sequence MAFTDEQFRIVNGNVLTTRAIKKDSIDLIVTSPPYNVDIEYNSNDDALSYADYLAFSKKWFTRCFRWLKSDGRFCLNIPLDKNKGGQQHVGADLTKLATAVGFQYHSTIVWNEGNISRRTAWGSWMRASAPYVIAPVELIVVLYKEQWKKTSGSGQSDINREEFMEWTNGLWTFPGESKKRIGHPAPFPLELPRRCIKLFSYVGDTILDPFMGSGTTLVAAQLNKRRSIGIDVDEYYCELAKERVSQAANQLYLFEEKEETHGKDNS encoded by the coding sequence GTGGCTTTTACCGACGAACAATTCAGAATAGTCAACGGAAATGTACTGACTACACGCGCTATAAAAAAAGACAGCATTGACCTCATCGTTACATCACCACCTTACAACGTTGATATAGAATATAACTCAAATGACGATGCCCTTTCTTATGCCGACTATCTTGCCTTTTCGAAAAAATGGTTCACGCGTTGTTTTCGATGGCTTAAGTCCGATGGGCGTTTCTGTCTTAATATCCCTTTAGATAAAAACAAAGGTGGCCAACAACACGTCGGTGCGGATCTCACCAAACTCGCAACCGCTGTCGGATTTCAGTACCACTCTACCATTGTATGGAACGAAGGCAATATCTCCAGACGAACCGCTTGGGGTTCATGGATGAGAGCATCCGCCCCTTATGTTATTGCCCCTGTTGAGTTGATTGTTGTTCTCTACAAAGAGCAGTGGAAAAAAACGAGTGGTAGTGGACAATCGGATATAAACCGGGAAGAATTCATGGAGTGGACAAACGGTCTCTGGACTTTTCCGGGTGAGAGCAAAAAACGCATTGGACACCCCGCCCCTTTTCCTTTAGAACTTCCACGCCGTTGTATCAAACTCTTTAGTTACGTAGGGGACACTATCCTTGATCCGTTTATGGGCAGTGGGACTACTTTAGTTGCCGCCCAATTGAACAAACGTCGCAGCATTGGAATTGATGTCGATGAATATTACTGCGAACTTGCGAAGGAACGGGTAAGTCAGGCTGCAAATCAATTGTATCTGTTTGAAGAAAAAGAGGAGACACATGGCAAAGACAATTCGTGA
- a CDS encoding SAVED domain-containing protein produces MSQKRLSSSLLSPQSRGGDIAEGGFQYQFDSTIAQIPNWLAQDGFTEMIREALGDAEAKFFVPSVGFRYELVEYKNYQLKGSKFWEEIEHFREIDRQDPDSYQQFVLACKSVTDELTPITNALKRVRDPYSFYDTAHQIQDTSYADFVEVVEARNKSKDIANFLFLKVRFKLDSTNAESHPRGLFIEEMKRYFPEFNKLSGEVTDAAYTQLIELVKSRRNKPIYRHELEKAIWHGTKEKDRPKSTIKIHTEHDENTDKGPDGCLQFDWKSVFGGPSRNFPLVGEWNRKVIKQLQSTKEWLISTKRSRHIHLNGHRRLSASVAIGSIFSAVAGFTIDIETKDGIWRTNSHAKEDTPDYQWQQSIDEGSTGEIAVGISILKDTANEEVERYLETKHFQGKRLYLFSNMVLQSDDQANRAVQKAKSVIQELTSKTQAQKIHLFFAGPAQFALFLGHRLNTLGEIQCYERISPNIYVPTVLIET; encoded by the coding sequence TTGAGTCAAAAACGACTATCTTCGTCTCTACTGTCACCCCAATCCAGAGGGGGCGATATCGCAGAAGGAGGCTTCCAATATCAATTCGACTCAACTATTGCTCAAATTCCCAATTGGCTTGCCCAAGATGGGTTTACGGAGATGATTCGAGAAGCCCTAGGTGATGCCGAAGCGAAGTTCTTTGTTCCTAGTGTCGGCTTTCGGTATGAACTTGTTGAATATAAGAATTATCAATTGAAAGGGAGTAAATTTTGGGAGGAGATTGAGCACTTCCGGGAAATAGACCGGCAAGATCCGGATTCCTATCAGCAATTCGTACTGGCTTGTAAATCGGTTACTGACGAATTAACACCGATAACAAATGCTTTAAAACGGGTTCGGGATCCCTATTCTTTCTACGATACAGCACACCAGATACAAGATACCTCCTACGCCGATTTCGTTGAAGTTGTGGAAGCCCGAAACAAATCAAAGGATATAGCCAATTTTTTATTTTTAAAAGTGCGCTTCAAACTTGATTCCACAAATGCTGAATCTCATCCTCGAGGACTTTTTATAGAGGAGATGAAGCGATATTTTCCAGAATTTAATAAATTGTCGGGAGAAGTCACTGATGCTGCTTACACCCAACTGATTGAGTTAGTGAAATCCCGAAGGAATAAACCGATTTACAGACATGAACTAGAAAAAGCAATTTGGCACGGAACAAAAGAAAAAGATAGACCCAAATCTACTATAAAAATTCATACAGAGCATGATGAAAACACTGATAAAGGCCCCGATGGTTGCCTCCAGTTTGATTGGAAGAGCGTTTTTGGAGGTCCCAGTCGCAACTTTCCACTAGTAGGAGAATGGAACAGGAAGGTTATTAAGCAACTCCAGTCCACAAAAGAGTGGTTAATTTCAACAAAGCGGTCTCGTCATATTCATCTGAATGGACATCGCAGGCTATCTGCGTCTGTTGCAATTGGCTCAATCTTTTCTGCTGTTGCAGGTTTCACAATTGACATAGAAACTAAAGATGGGATTTGGCGGACTAATAGCCATGCTAAGGAAGACACGCCAGATTATCAATGGCAGCAATCTATTGATGAAGGATCAACTGGTGAAATAGCGGTGGGAATTTCGATACTGAAAGATACCGCCAATGAAGAAGTAGAAAGATACTTAGAGACGAAGCACTTCCAAGGAAAGCGACTTTATCTGTTCAGCAACATGGTTCTTCAATCAGATGATCAAGCAAACCGGGCAGTACAAAAAGCGAAGTCAGTGATCCAAGAGTTGACCAGCAAAACACAAGCGCAGAAAATTCATCTTTTCTTTGCGGGACCTGCACAGTTTGCACTTTTTTTAGGACATCGCTTGAATACACTTGGTGAAATCCAATGCTATGAACGGATTTCACCAAATATATATGTTCCAACAGTACTCATAGAAACTTAG
- a CDS encoding nucleotidyltransferase yields the protein MPTIPQARFTELLSDIEPSPTTKRNASSAHTALRDFLKDDKDFKEYHENTFLSGSYKRDTANRPRTKNGQTDRPDIDIIVVTTHTLSDSPKEVVDLLYKTLKKKYSDIRRQTRSVGIESSKADMDVVPIIPDGTMYRIPDRKQEQWIKTNPPGHTTWTTETNTAAGGRFKPLVKLMKWWRRENPTISKKPKGFVIECITAECMDYEETYYGELFVKTLEKIVEKYKMDYLLGTVPNIPDPAVPGNFVTTSITVDAFTGFYNKAKSHAELGRKALNKTDPEEATKLWKQIFGDRFPKTEGTKSEGLLAAPVTLSSPTFSNKPIVPKEPKGFA from the coding sequence ATGCCGACAATTCCACAAGCTCGGTTCACTGAACTTCTAAGCGACATCGAACCAAGCCCCACAACCAAAAGGAACGCCTCTTCCGCTCACACAGCATTACGTGATTTTCTCAAAGATGATAAAGACTTCAAAGAATATCATGAAAATACCTTTTTATCAGGGTCTTACAAGAGAGATACAGCAAATCGTCCTCGTACAAAAAATGGGCAGACTGATCGTCCTGATATTGATATTATCGTAGTGACAACTCATACTCTCAGTGATAGTCCGAAAGAAGTCGTTGATTTACTCTACAAAACTCTGAAGAAAAAGTATTCTGATATCCGCAGACAGACGCGCTCGGTGGGAATTGAGTCTTCTAAAGCCGACATGGATGTTGTTCCAATTATACCGGATGGAACAATGTACCGTATTCCTGACAGAAAACAGGAACAATGGATAAAAACAAATCCTCCCGGACATACAACTTGGACGACAGAGACAAACACTGCTGCCGGAGGTCGCTTTAAGCCATTGGTTAAATTAATGAAGTGGTGGAGGCGTGAAAATCCAACTATTTCTAAAAAACCAAAAGGGTTTGTTATTGAGTGCATTACTGCTGAGTGCATGGATTATGAAGAAACCTACTACGGCGAACTGTTTGTCAAAACTTTAGAGAAGATTGTTGAAAAGTACAAGATGGATTACCTTTTAGGCACGGTTCCAAACATCCCAGATCCGGCGGTTCCTGGCAATTTTGTCACAACTAGCATAACTGTTGATGCATTCACCGGCTTTTACAATAAAGCAAAGTCCCACGCCGAACTGGGTCGAAAGGCTCTGAACAAAACTGATCCAGAGGAAGCGACAAAGTTGTGGAAACAGATTTTTGGTGATCGCTTCCCTAAAACAGAAGGAACAAAGTCCGAGGGACTGTTGGCCGCACCAGTAACATTATCATCACCCACTTTTTCAAACAAACCAATTGTTCCCAAAGAACCTAAAGGATTTGCCTGA
- a CDS encoding thiamine biosynthesis protein ThiF, which produces MWFLKNPERLHKEREAITTLDSEADWLLLVDWRLNDDTTLCLVADIEVHGRCYSVIMLYPTNYPASPPTVRPQEEDQIWSTHQYPSGELCLEWGPDTWHEGITGADMLISTHKLLETENVIENSPPIVAPSRHSLTLGQELRFKYLRFIADTSVISYIQSLPEKIAGTIQFHVMFSQENLVAFIESVSPHNIAKWCHPTLPPELEKTTSQIEGHFFKTTLEAEVLISQLLESPFDVLEAQNYDVSKLRSSSTSLALIIDASAGIHLFLTSNEKEWSRFAQVDINSKEKNPRLLPQFINLNTKTVGIAGLGSAGSKIAISLARTGVRNFFLVDHDVFLQENICRHELNWEDVGQHKVDGIAHQLKLIAPDVNVKCSRIKLSGQEATATVDSVLSQLGACDLIIDATADPCTLNQLSTVASQQLKPIVWLKVYPGGIGGIIARFRPNEDPDPQIARAAFHEYLEKLELPEIQKTVDYTTVNNDGETIVASDADVTLIAANATRMALDILIKREPSDFPYSLYLIGLSRGWIFDQPFHTIPINLPEVQPTITVSELSEDEANENRDFIEQLILKQKNENSSTN; this is translated from the coding sequence ATGTGGTTTCTGAAAAATCCGGAGAGACTCCATAAAGAACGAGAGGCAATTACCACATTGGATTCTGAGGCAGACTGGCTACTGTTAGTAGACTGGAGGTTGAATGACGACACAACATTATGCCTTGTTGCTGATATCGAGGTGCATGGACGCTGTTATTCAGTAATCATGCTCTATCCGACTAACTACCCGGCCAGTCCACCAACTGTGCGCCCGCAAGAAGAAGACCAGATATGGTCAACACACCAGTATCCTTCTGGTGAACTCTGTCTTGAGTGGGGACCTGATACTTGGCATGAGGGAATAACTGGTGCTGATATGCTTATCAGCACTCATAAACTGTTAGAAACTGAGAATGTAATAGAAAATTCACCACCAATAGTGGCCCCCTCTAGGCATTCGTTGACACTAGGTCAGGAATTAAGATTTAAGTATCTGCGATTTATCGCTGATACATCCGTCATTTCTTATATACAATCGCTTCCTGAAAAAATTGCAGGAACTATCCAATTTCACGTGATGTTTTCTCAAGAAAATTTAGTTGCTTTTATAGAGAGCGTTTCTCCTCACAATATCGCAAAATGGTGTCATCCTACACTGCCTCCAGAATTGGAAAAAACCACTAGTCAGATTGAAGGTCACTTCTTCAAAACTACTCTGGAAGCCGAAGTTTTGATATCTCAACTGTTGGAATCACCTTTTGATGTTCTTGAAGCACAAAATTATGATGTTTCAAAACTCAGATCTTCGTCAACTAGTCTTGCTCTAATCATTGATGCTAGCGCAGGGATCCACCTGTTTTTAACCTCAAATGAAAAAGAATGGAGTCGATTCGCTCAGGTGGATATCAATAGCAAAGAAAAAAATCCTCGTCTTTTACCACAGTTTATCAATCTCAATACAAAAACGGTTGGAATTGCTGGACTTGGTTCGGCAGGCAGTAAAATTGCCATTTCTCTCGCACGAACCGGGGTCCGCAATTTCTTTCTTGTTGATCATGATGTGTTTCTCCAAGAAAATATATGTCGTCATGAACTCAACTGGGAAGACGTGGGCCAACACAAAGTTGATGGAATTGCACATCAATTGAAACTTATTGCCCCAGATGTCAATGTGAAATGCTCTCGTATCAAACTCTCAGGACAAGAAGCCACTGCGACTGTTGATAGTGTGCTTTCTCAACTTGGTGCCTGTGATCTCATCATTGATGCGACGGCTGACCCCTGTACTCTTAACCAATTGTCAACTGTCGCAAGCCAGCAGTTGAAACCCATAGTTTGGCTTAAAGTCTACCCTGGAGGCATTGGCGGAATAATAGCCCGATTCCGTCCTAACGAGGATCCAGACCCACAAATAGCCCGTGCTGCTTTTCACGAATATCTTGAAAAACTAGAACTACCAGAAATACAAAAAACTGTTGATTACACGACAGTTAACAACGATGGAGAAACTATTGTGGCGAGTGATGCGGATGTTACTCTCATCGCGGCAAATGCTACTCGAATGGCACTGGATATCTTAATTAAACGTGAACCATCAGATTTTCCTTATTCTCTATATTTGATTGGACTCAGTCGGGGCTGGATTTTTGATCAGCCGTTCCACACCATTCCCATAAATCTTCCAGAAGTCCAACCTACCATCACTGTATCAGAACTTTCAGAGGATGAAGCCAATGAAAACCGCGACTTCATAGAACAACTGATTTTGAAGCAGAAAAATGAAAATTCATCTACCAACTGA